Within the Salvia hispanica cultivar TCC Black 2014 chromosome 4, UniMelb_Shisp_WGS_1.0, whole genome shotgun sequence genome, the region tcaattattttgcaTTAGAAGAGGAAAGATTAAAAGATCAtgaattattctattttcattttctgtcCATTAGTAACTGATACAAGTACTTTATTATCCATTGACTACAAAACCAAGAaatttatctcgaaaattCTCACTGCCCTCATTTCATTGCAAGTACGTTCAATTAAATTTTGCTCTTTCTGTTTTCCAGTTACGACCAATGACTCAAATGAAAGAAACGTGTACAGTGTACTTATGCATTAATACCATTCTCCAAACTATTAGCAATGACAAATGGGTATTCACCGATAATccactttttttgtttgtgtgcATCTTTCAATGCTTATTAACGAAATTTTGTTCATGACAACCACCAACTATGAAAGAATtaagaaagaaacaaaataggAGTAAGTTGGTATGCATATTTATTAAGAGGGCACATTTTGGTGTGTTCAACagatttatatattgaattggGATGGGTGGATCGTGGATGCAGACATAgtaaatggaaaataataaaagcaaTACGATATCAGTATTGAATTTGGCCATACCAAATGCAATacattgaatttcaatatattggAAATTTCAATAAGCTAAAGAtatggtttttatttatattgaattttggCCGTACCGACCCATCCTTAGCTATGAGGCCGAACTAAGGAACTTATAATAGATGTGTGCTGTGGATAACCTTATCCGTTGTCACAAATGATGTGTTTTCGAAAGTAGTTGATAGTAAAATTTCTCGCAATACATGTGTATTTATGAGATAAGAAGCAGCATGTAGCATTTTACCCTTACAGAACCTGCCATACATGGTAAAGTAGGGTAAGTTATCATCAATATAACCCAACAATGCAAGATGGATCGAGAAAGCTAATTctaaaagcaagaaaaaagGTTATATTGATTTTGCAATGGAAGGGCCATTCATGCTCATCTTTTAGGCAACACAGTAGcatcaaaaaaattggtggTTGGAGGATATACAAAGTGGGGCACATGGTTGagacatgtttttttttttctgtgaaaaaaggtaaatcattcatattaagaaaatgagaacGATGTGTGTCATCTTTCATTTTGTCTCATCATTATTCATAGATTTTGTAGTTGCCTTCTTTGCCATCTCTTTctcatagaaaaaaaaaatactagtgaCCAGAAATTAATGGTTCTTCTGTTTACTCTTTTTGTTATTGTGTAGCGGCACTATGTTCATTGAGCATGCATTAACAGAACAATTAACAGTGGTTGCACTAGAGCAAGGAACCCACAAATACGACTGCTAAAATAGTAGACGTAGACAACGCCGGAAACATTTTCTGTGTCAAACATCGATAAATTACTGTTTTTCggagtttatttttaatttcttagctttcgttttattttcttttaggCCCTTAGGATTTTCCAACCGCTTATAAATAGTGGGTGTCTTTGTTTCGATTATTTACGATTTCAAGAAACTGAAGTTTCTCTAATTACTCACTAAGTTAAGTAATTCTTTATACGTTTTCgcatcaattggtatcagagaaATGTGGGTTTGTAGGCACACTTTCAGTTCCTATAGTGTGACGAGAGGATGTTAGTTTTGATTTCGTTTTGGGATTGCCGCCCACACAAAGACAGAAAGATTCGATTATAATTGTGGTTGATCGATTtcctaagatgacacattttgtTCCATGCAACAaaacatagtagtattaaataaaaaccaatATATGACATAtatctacaatatttattcCGATAAACTGAAATTCATACAACGTTAATATCGCCACTCCCTCCACGTTTGAAGCCAACGGAATACCAATTCgaccaaaacaaataattaagaaaattaagaaaactaAGCAGCGCAAGCAGCCAATAAAACAGATCCAAGCGATCATTATCAAGATTATTATCCGTGAGCCACCCCACTCCCACCGCCGACGCCGACGCCGTCACTCTATCCACAAGCGACACCAGCACCGAGCTCAGAAAAAACCCGAACGAGTAAGAACAGTAAGTAATCGCCGTCAACGAGGCCCGCATCCCCCCCGCCGGCAGCGGCTGCTTGTAGAAGAACTCCAGCAGCCCCACCGCCGTCAGCATCTCCGACACCCCGAATATCACAAACTGCGGCGCCAGCCACCACACAGAGAGGAGGGAAGTGGTGTTGCGTCGCTTGTGCTCGACGAGGGCGGCGGAGATCATGGAGAAGGTGGAGAGGAGGAGGCCGGCGGCGATGCGGGGGAGGGgggaggagagggagagggagtcGTAGAGGgggacgaggaggaggaggaggaggtaCGGGATGGATTGGAGGGAGGCGGGCGGGATGTGGAAGTCCAAGGATTGAATGAGGCGGGTGTTCATGGAGGAGGCTTGCTGGACGGAGAAGGTCTGGAGCTGGGCGAGGATGGTGTTGAACATGATTGTGCACAGGAAGATTGGTGTTATTGAGATTAGGATTTTTACTTGTTCCACTTTCTCCCACCTGCACACTCTCCATCCGCTTTCTTCCTCATTCTTGATGCAGGCCTTATTCAAGAATctgcaaaaaatataaataattatgtattcATAAATTGGGTGGAATCAACTTTagctaattattttaaaaaactaaaacatgtagaattgaaattaaaaacaacaaaaaaaatgggactccATTAAAAAGTtgacaataaaatatacactGTAGTCTCAATTTCAATTGGTAATATAGGTGATTTCCACGCCAAGTGGCCAACCATATATATggagtgttttttttaatactatctAAGCTTATTAGAAATTGGATATTGATGAAAACAGTATATTTAAAGACAAATGTAactcttcatttatttttggtttttggagtagataaaaaattaagtgtttAAACACAAAGGAgctctttattttaattttggttggtggaataaaaaatatgatctaGTTTGATCAGCACTGAGGTAACCATAACCTATAGTCGGCTATGCAATGATACAGTaccatttaaaattataatttaattgatcccaatatatataacaaaaaggTGGCGAATTCGTGACGTgttgaaattgattttaaaagggaaatatacataaatcaaATTACCTGAATCTTTGGCTCAGTTGACTATTGGGAACACTGTCGGAAATGGGCTTGTCAGTACTAGGCTCCATGGAGTGGCTGCCCTGATCAGATTGGCACACTTGCTTTCTCTTCAAAGTTGCAGCCACAATcacctaaaacaaaaacaaagctcgaattgtaaattatttttctagaaaaaacATTGGATTAAATATTGGAgggaatgtgatttttttatgatgcatttaattttcattcgAGTACATTATACTATACGTTCAATAAAAGTGTTCTCATGTTAGTGTAACAATccgatttttatttaactcacatCTAgatccatatatatttataagtaattcatgaaaaatatatatgtgcgTACGTTGGCCTAGTGGAATAATAGTTAATGATCGAGCCAAATATCTCAAATTCGAGTCTTTAAATTGTCTGTTTATTTAACCATTTAGATGCATAAAATAAGTTGACAAAATTGGGTGCTATGgacattttctaattaaagGGCATCTTTATTATGGCCTTATGGGCGAGGAGATTGGTGCCACTATGAATGCTTCTTTGTGCATCacatgaatttttaatttacttttttctctaattttttatatgcaaattgtgacataaataattatgcaaaataactaaaaataaataaaaataccaaCCTGTACAATAGGGGTGAAGACGCTTCCCTGAGGAGGCTTGTTCCGGTAGAAAAACGTGCCGGAGATCATAGTGATGATCCCCATGGCCATGACGGCTGCCGAGACCCCAAACCCTACGTCCATGCCCGAGTGGGTCTGGACGTAGACAAGGAGGGTCAAGGCTATGAGTTCGCCCACTGAGAAGGCAAAGTAGGCAGCATTGAAGTAGGATGATAGTTTCTTGGATTGCTTTTCATCCCTTTGGTTGAACTGGTCAGCCCCATGAGTTATCATGTTAGGCTTAAGGCATCCACTCCCTAACGCCACCAAATAGAGagccacaaaaaatattagggCTTGGAACCCTTTGGCCTCCTCACACTGCGTGCTCTCGTTTAGCATGTCGCACTGCGGTGGCTTCAGTTGGGGCAGATGGGCTTGCACCGATAGCAAGATCAAACCCTGCATCAATTTATATACTTCATTAGTATGAAGTTTTTTTGAAAGTATTTCAAAGAGAAAACCATGAGGGTTTTGTCCAAAGTGGATAATATCATACTAAATAGTAATGTAAATATATACCGAAAGTTCGAGGAAGGCAAAGATGAGGATGGTCCAAAAGCAGCCGAGAAAAGAGTCGGAAAGGTAGCCACCgaggagagagaggaggaagatAGTTCCAATAAAGTTAGTGACTGTGTTTGCAGATTTGGAGAGGGAAAAGTGCATCTCGTTGATGACATAGGTTATCAGATTATTCCCAACTGCAGCTATAGCCATTATCTCAAATCCTTGAAGCCCTGcacattatttactccatgtcacaacaatattatactttaattttcttttatatgaATATAGTACCTAGAACAAAGGCAGCAGCTCTCATGCCTCCATGCTTGAGGGGGTTGGAAGGCCTTCCTCTCCAATCAAGACTGCTTTCTTCAGCAATCTTTGCTGTTGTTGGCTTTAAATCGGCCTCCATAGTGTTTACTGCACCTTCAAAAGGTTTAGTACAGGCTACAGCCTTgatttgtgtgtgtgagagggaaagggagagagagaaaagtttgGTTGATGGTagattttttagtgaattcaAGTGTGGCTGGAGtgcaatatatatagtaaGAGCTTCGGCATATATGTTGTGTATGACCAACAGTCACCACCACCACTTTCTAATACACTTCACACAAACTTCTTtgtattagaaaaaataaaacaaagggAGTACTTTCCATTGTAATTTCCATCTCTCTACGATGCAGATCTGGACAATTGGGCTCAACAGATAAAGttacaaaatagtaaaatttttaGGCCCATAGCCCATTAGCCTATTTTGAGAGCAccctttatttattactaagtcttttttaatattttaagaattactCCTACATGTAAATAAAGGTTGCCCCTAGTAAATCATTAAATTTCCATTAactatcttttaaattttaattgtatcaGACAATGTAAAACAAATGTGTTAGTTGACTATCCTAACAAAAACtacctttttaattaaatcagacAACATTAAACTACGTGTTGTTGACTTTCCTAACAATATAACGATAGTATAATTCATATAGAATCATCTCATAAACTTGTTACATGCagttaaatatttgttgtataCCCATAACGAAACTGAaaatgttcattttttttaatattttaatgtaattggattaacttgattgatcgGTTATTGTTAGAGCATCTTCAATGTCGGCTAGccaaccggctagccgattcgtgtcgctagccggtcggctagccgaaccattggattAGGCTAGCGGGAAATCGGCCAAATTTTCGGCGTAGGCTAGCCGATTGCGTGTcactggccgatgcgctgaccgccattgtggcgtgtcGATCGGCCAACGATCGGCCAAcgctatttaaattttttttttaatttttgaaaaattatataatgtatttttttaatgtttttttttatgatttttttttaattatgtaatttttaaataggcACACACATTCAAggaatactaatatttttaatgtttttttttaataaattagtaagaAGTAGAGTGgagcggtggctcgtgtgaggagtagagtggggcggtggcctatttgcattggagatgctcttataatgatacatcatttaagtatggaggtgcggagtgcacgcttatttgaattcattatgatgttaTGGGCGAAGCTCCTTAATAGATGAACAAGGGTCCGGGGGCAGCGCCCCCGagtagcggggtccaaggggcggAGCCCCTGGCTGGGGTCGAGCCCAGGTCAgcttggaaattttttatttccaacgaaGTTGCTGTATTAGAAATTCAtctgaaaatataatttctgaaagtcaaaggactaatttgcaatttcggaaactttttgaaaattagttattttcggTTAATATTCCCAACGGATGCACTGTTTCATCAGCAGCTGCACCGGTTCGtcttcttcaaaatctgaTCAATTCTTCTGGTTCAAAGATCTCGAATACACATATGAATTTTCTGAATTCTCTGAATTTTATCTGATCAAACAAGTTTGGTAGAacaccgaaattgatttgatctgaaagtgattatcacgactttcagatatcCGTTTTTCTGTTCTATAGATTGAATCTccctaacattttttatacaaatCACTCCTTCCTCcctaaaagaatatatttatttagttttatagcTTCTATTTCTTCAACTTAAACTATCTTACATTAAAAACAATTGTCTTTGTGCTAGTATATCTCATTTGGTGTTTTGAGGATCTATAAATAGTGGCACTACTAAATTTCATATATCTCAAAAATGTATAAtctgaaaataatactactaaaagAGTTGGACACATGGAAACGACCGGGATGCCCCATTTTGACCACTTTCTTTCAacttccattttcatttttttaaaatgtcattatatttcttcagAAATCTGAAAAGCAGATTATTGTATGCCGTTTAATATTATCTGTATTCAAAGGTCAACCTCAATAAAAAGCAATTGGTTTCATCGTCATTGGTGAGTGTATTTGTTTGACATATTCACTGCTTCCTCACATGCTTCTTGTATATCCATAACATACAACACTTTTTAACACCACCACGGCCATAGCCCCACCTCCCCCTCTCCCATTccaatacaaatatataaataaatatatttacagaAAAGTTCATTCCAGTAATTTTCTGTATCtaattactagtaatattaatatggaaaGAAACCAAACcaaggaaaatattttttaaaaccactcaattaattgtttttatctGCGTGTGCCGCGTACGTGCAAATTTCCCTCCAGGAAtcaaatctcattttttttagaaaaattcactaattatatAGCAAATCTAAACATAattttacgttttttttttgtaaaaagaccaaatataattccattttcgtccgttccacaaagtttgtcccatttcatttttaccatttttgatagtggaccccatattccaccaactcattcctactcgcattttattataaaactaatactttaaaagtaggacccacgtcccaccaactttttcaactcaattttcattacatttcttaaaacccgtgtcgcgTCAAAATGGGactatctttgtgggacggaggaagtataacaCATGAAGTACTAAAAGTGgtgtaaaatttgaatttaataaaaatagttagaacaaaattaattttatatatgttatatatttaaaaattagtttgaatttagtgtaaatagtTAGAGACATAAGCGAAACCAGGGTTTTATTGGacgagtgaaaaaaaaaaaaatacatttgaaaattttatatactactatattcgAGAAGAAGCATTCACTGTGGTTGAAGTATATAATCATAAGttcatgtataaatatataataaagtgaATGGATGAGGCATTTGCTCCATGTCCGCATAAGCTAGCTATACCCCTGATTTGAGATGAACTAACagtagaataaaattattttttaataatatacttcctccgtttccgattaagagtcacactttgaccggttacgagttttaaaaaatgtaaagaaaaattggttgaaaaagttagtggaacgtagaactcattttttatattgattttataataaaatgtgagtgaattgcgttagtggaatgtgagtgaattgcgttattgtaaaaataaagtatgactcttaattggggacggactaaaatggaaaaatgtgacttttaatcAG harbors:
- the LOC125224408 gene encoding protein NRT1/ PTR FAMILY 4.3-like; this encodes MEADLKPTTAKIAEESSLDWRGRPSNPLKHGGMRAAAFVLGLQGFEIMAIAAVGNNLITYVINEMHFSLSKSANTVTNFIGTIFLLSLLGGYLSDSFLGCFWTILIFAFLELSGLILLSVQAHLPQLKPPQCDMLNESTQCEEAKGFQALIFFVALYLVALGSGCLKPNMITHGADQFNQRDEKQSKKLSSYFNAAYFAFSVGELIALTLLVYVQTHSGMDVGFGVSAAVMAMGIITMISGTFFYRNKPPQGSVFTPIVQVIVAATLKRKQVCQSDQGSHSMEPSTDKPISDSVPNSQLSQRFRFLNKACIKNEEESGWRVCRWEKVEQVKILISITPIFLCTIMFNTILAQLQTFSVQQASSMNTRLIQSLDFHIPPASLQSIPYLLLLLLVPLYDSLSLSSPLPRIAAGLLLSTFSMISAALVEHKRRNTTSLLSVWWLAPQFVIFGVSEMLTAVGLLEFFYKQPLPAGGMRASLTAITYCSYSFGFFLSSVLVSLVDRVTASASAVGVGWLTDNNLDNDRLDLFYWLLALLSFLNFLNYLFWSNWYSVGFKRGGSGDINVV